The following DNA comes from Oncorhynchus mykiss isolate Arlee chromosome 16, USDA_OmykA_1.1, whole genome shotgun sequence.
TGATGCGTCGTTCGTTTATTTAAGGTAGCACCACTACTCCAGTTGTTTGACCATATGACCCTCTGTTGCGTCAGGTGAAAGAATACGACCAGAAAAGTGAGCGGCGGTCAGAGAAACACAAGGGCCTACGGGGACGCAACAACGTTACTTCCTGTCGGAGCCCGACCAGAGAACTGGACACGCGGTGGATCAAGAAGGAGCTGAGGCGGAAGAGACAGCAGGAATTCAACATAAGACGATCAGTCAGCCCAGAAAGGGCCAAAGACTCTGCCAAGGTCAAGGACGACAGTTGTGTCATCTGTGACGCAGCCAAGTCAGAGACGGTGGGGGCTAAGGTCAGCGTGACCCCTAAGTCAAATCTGCATGGGTCACAAAGGGCGAAAGATTCTGCAAAGGTCAAGGACGACAGTTGTGTCATCTGTGACGCAGCCAAGTCAGAGACGGTGGGGGCTAATGTCAGCGTGACCCCTAAGTCAAATCTGCATGGGTCACAAAGGGCGAAAGATTCTGCAAAGGTCAAGGACGACAGCTGTGTCATCTGTGACGAAGAGAAGACAGAGTCTTTGCAGTGTAACATCAATTGGCCTATGCCCCCTGGGCTTATGTCCAATGTAAGGCCATTGACAATGGGTCGAAGAATAAAGACATCCAAAGATGACCTGGGCAACAGTGAATGGGTAAAAGAAAACACATGTAATTCATGGTTTACCATCTACTTTACTGCATGCCTATTGGTTTACCACCTACTTTACTGCATGCCTATTGGTTTACCACCTACTTTACTGCATGCCTATTGGTTTACCACCTACTTTACTGCATGCCTATTGGTTTACCATCTACTTTACTGCATGCCTATTGGTTTACCATCTACTTTACTGCATGCCTATTGGTTTACCATCTACTTTACTGCATGCCTATTGGTTTACCATCTACTTTACTGCATGCCTATTGGTTTACCATCTACTTTACTACATGCCTATTGGTTTAACATCTACTTTACTGCATGCCTATTGGTTTACCATCTACTTTACTGCATGCCTATTGGTTTAACATCTACTTTACTACATGCCTATTGGTTTAAAATCTACTTTACTGCATGCCTATTGGTTTACCATCTACTTTACTGCATGCCTATTGGTTTACCATCTACTTTACTGCATGCCTATTGGTTTACCATCTACTTTACTACATGCCTATTGGTTTACCATCTACTTTACTACATGCCTATTGGTTTACCACCTACTTTACTACATGCCTATTGGTTTACCATCTACTTTACTGCATGCCTATTGGTTTACCATCTACTTTACTACATGCCTATTGGTTTTAACAATATATTTGAAGTGTATCTTCTTAATAGGGCTACCGTCTATAGTCTGATTCTGACTATCCATCATTCATTTATTAAGGTAACGTTACAGCATAATTATTGAGTTCCTTCGTTATCACTGTTGTATTTACCAGGCCTCAATATGGAAGAATGAGAAGAGCAGTACTAGAACACTAGAGGCAGTTTCCTCCACCTTCACCACCTTCACCACCTCGACCAGAGAACCACCCACCTCCATCTTCACCACCTCGACCAGAGAACCACCCATCTCCACCTTCGCCACCTCGACCAGAGAACCACCCACCTCCACTTTCCCCACCTCGACCAGAGAACCACCCACCTCCACCTTCACCACTTCGACCAGAGAACCACCCACCTCCACCTTCGCCACCTCGACCAGAGAACCACCCACCTCCACCTTCACCACCTCGATCAGAGAACCACCCACCTCCACCTTCGCCACCTCGACCAGAGAACCACCCACCTCCACCTTCACCACCTCGACCAGAGAACCACCCACCTCCACCTTCGCCACCTCGACCAGAGAACCACCCACCTCCACCTTCACCACCTCGACCAGAGAACCACCCACCTCCACCCCAACCATCTGCACCTCGACCAGAGAACCACCCATCTCCACCCCAACCTCCACCCTGAAGACGTCCACCCCGAGCAGAGAACTAGTCCAGCCCAGGTTAAAAGCCTTGACAAAACAACCACCCACCTCCACCCCTACGtccacccctacctccacccctacgTCCACCCCTATGtccacccctacctccacccctacgtccacccctacctccacccctacgtccacccctacctccacccctacgTCCACCCCAACCTCCACCCCAACCTCCACCCCAACCTCCACCCCGAGCAGAGAACTAGTCCAGCCCAGGTTAAAAGCCTTGACAAAACAACCACCCACCTCCACCCCTACGtccacccctacctccacccctacctccacccctacctccacccctacgTCCACCCCTACGtccacccctacctccacccctacctccacccctacctccacccctacgtccacccctacctccacccctacgTCCACCCCTACGTCCACCCCAACCTCCACCCCAACCTCCCCCCCGAGCAGAGAACTAGTCCAGCCCAGGTTAAAAGCCTTGACAAAACAACCACCCACCTCCACCCCTACGtccacccctacctccacccctacctccacccccaacTCCACCCCTACGTCCACCCCTAACTCCACACCGAGCAGAGATCTAGTCCAGCCCAGGAAAAAAGCCTCCACGAAGAAAGAAAAGGGTACTTCTATATTTTTTATTCCACTTCCAATACAATACAATTATGACCAAGTCATATTTAATGAAAACATTTCACTCTACCAGGCATCCTGAAGGGTACCGGAGGTAAGAAGACACAGCAAGAAGCCAACACACAAACAGAGTGAGTCTCAATCATGTATTTGTCTTGAAATAGTGGTGTATAAAACCCACAAACCGTAGCAATAGAAAACACATCAAATCTCTGATTCTGTTGTTTTCTTGATGTCAGTCTCTgtaacaaaataaatgttttctatGTACAGGTCTGGCTATGTTACCGTCAAAGAATCTGTGAGTTTCCACAATCCACCTTGCTCACAATTGTGTGCAGTGCCATATAGATCAGTCACTACAGTCTTAAtttaaagaccccccccccccatacagaccagtcactacagtcttaggttaaataaccccccccccccccatacagaccagtcactacagtcttaggttaaatacacccctccccccccccatacagatcagtcactacagtcttaggttaaatacacccccccatacagaccagtcactacagtcttaggttaaatacacccccccccccccatacagaccagtcactacagtcttaggttaaatacacccccccccccccccccccatacagaccagtcactacagtcttaggttaaatacacccccccccccccagacagaccagtcactacagtcttaggttaaatacaccccccccccccatacagaccagtcactacagtcttaggttaaatacaccccccccccccccccccatacagaccagtcactacagtcttaggttaaatacacccccccccccccatacagaccagtcactacagtcttaggttaaatacaccccccccccccccatacagaccagtcactacagtcttaggttaaatacccccccccccccccccagacagaccagtcactacagtcttaggttacatacaccccccccccccccccagacagaccagtcactacagtcttaggttacatacaccccccccccccccccccatacagaccagtcactacagtcttaggttaaatacaccccccccccccatacagaccagtcactacagtcttaggttaaatacaccccccccccccccccccatacagaccagtcactacagtcttaggttaaatacacccccccccccccatacagaccagtcactacagtcttaggttaaatacaccccccccccccccccccccatacagaccagtcactacagtcttaggttaaatacacccccccccccccagacagaccagtcactacagtcttaggttaaatacacccccccccccccccccccatacagaccagtcactacagtcttaggttaaatacaccccccccccccccccccccagacagaccagtcactacagtcttaggttaaatacaccccccccccccagacagaccagtcactacagtcttaggttaaatacacccccccccccccccccccccatacagaccagtcactacagtcttaggttaaatacacccccccccccccccccatacagacCAATCACTACAGTCTTAGGTTAAATACACCCCCCCATACAGACCAATCACTACAGTCTTAggttaaatacacccccccccccccagacagaccagtcactacagtcttaggttaaatacacccccccccccccccatacagaccagtcactacagtcttaggttaaatacaccccccccccccagacagaccagtcactacagtcttaggttaaatacaccccccccccccccatacagaccagtcactacagtcttaggttaaatacaccccccccccccccagacagaccagtcactacagtcttaggttaaatacaccccccccccccagacagaccagtcactacagtcttaggttaaatacacccccccccccccagacagaccagtcactacagtcttaggttaaatacacccccccccccccagacagaccagtcactacagtcttaggttaaatacaccccccccccccccccatacagaccagtcactacagtcttaggttaaatacaccccccccccccagacagaccagtcactacagtcttaggttaaatacaccccccccccccccatacagaccagtcactacagtcttaggttaaatacaccccccccccccccatacagaccagtcactacagtcttaggttaaatacaccccccccccccccatacagaccagtcactacagtcttaggttaaatacaccccccccccccccagacagaccagtcactacagtcttaggttaaatacaccccccccccccccccccgacagacCAATCACTACAGTCTTAggttaaatacaccccccccccccatacagaccagtcactacagtcttaggttaaatacacaccccccccccccccatacagaccagtcactacagtcttaggttaaatacacccccccccccccccatacagaccagtcactacagtcttaggttaaatacacccccccccccatacagaccagtcactacagtcttaggttaaatacacccccccccccccccagacagaccagtcactacagtcttaggttaaatacaccccccccccccccatacagaccagtcactacagtcttaggttacatacaccccccccccccccagacagaccagtcactacagtcttaggttaaatacacccccccccccccatacagaccagtcactacagtcttaggttaaatacacccccccagacagaccagtcactacagtcttaggttaaatacaccccccccccccatacagaccaatcactacagtcttaggttaaatacaccccccccccgcccccagacagaccagtcactacagtcttaggttaaatacaccccccccccccccatacagaccagtcactacagtcttaggttaaatacaccccccccccccatacagaccagtcactacagtcttaggttaaatacaccccccccccccccccccatacagaccagtcactacagtcttaggttacatacaccccccccccccccagacagaccagtcactacagtcttaggttaaatacacccccccccccccccccatacagaccagtcactacagtcttaggttaaatacacccccccccccccagacagaccagtcactacagtcttaggttaaatacacccccccccccccatacagaccagtcactacagtcttaggttaaatacacccccccccccccatacagaccagtcactacagtcttaggttaaatacacccccccccccccccccccccccagacagaccaatcactacagtcttaggttaaatacaccccccccccccccccagacagaccagtcactacagtcttaggttaaatacaccccccccccccagacagaccagtcactacagtcttaggttaaatacaccccccccctcccccggacagaccagtcactacagtcttaggttaaatacaaccccccccccccccccccagacagaccagtcactacagtcttaggttaaatacaccccccccccccccccagacagaccagtcactacagtcttaggttaaatacacccccccccccccccagacagaccagtcactacagtcttaggttaaatacacccccccccccccccatacagaccagtcactacagtcttaggttaaatacacccccccccccccagacagaccagtcactacagtcttaggttaaataccccccccccccccccagacagaccagtcactacagtcttaggttaaatacacacccccccccccccccagacagaccagtcactacagtcttaggttaaatacacacccccccccccccagacagaccagtcactacagtcttaggttaaatacacccccccccccccccagacagaccagtcactacagtcttaggttaaatacaccccccccccccccccagacagaccagtcactacagtcttaggttaaatacacacccccccccccccagacagaccagtcactacagtcttaggttaaatacacccccccccccccagacagaccagtcactacagtcttaggttaaatacacccccccccccccccccagacagaccagtcactacagtcttaggttaaatacaccccccccccccccatacagaccagtcactacagtcttaggttaaatacaccccccccccccagacagaccagtcactacagtcttaggttaaatacacccccccccccatacagaccagtcactacagtcttaggttaaatacacccccccccccccccatacagaccagtcactacagtcttaggttaaatacaccccccccccccatacagaccagtcactacagtcttaggttaaatacacccccccatacagaccagtcactacagtcttaggttaaatacacccccccatacagaccagtcactacagtcttaggttaaatacacccccccccccccccagacagaccagtcactacagtcttaggttaaatacacccccccccccccccatacagaccagtcactacagtcttaggttaaatacacccccccccccccccccatacagaccagtcactacagtcttaggttaaatacaccccccccccccccccccccatacagaccagtcactacagtcttaggttaaatacaccccccccccccccagacagaccagtcactacagtcttaggttaaatacacccccccccccccatacagaccagtcactacagtcttaggttaaatacacccccccccccccccagacagaccagtcactacagtcttaggttaaatacacccccccccccccagacagaccagtcactacAGTAACACAATGTTCTTTCCCCTGTTCTTCCTTGGCAGGAAGTTATTCAGCTGGATGTTTACTTGCAGGTAAAACTTTgctacttttttttttgttgacccAACCTGTAATGTGCCCAGTTAAACGTGTGAGGCGTGTTGTCCTTCATAGAAGTGTGTATCTTTGCCTTCATACAATATCTGTTCTGTTCCTGCTCGTGGCAGGAGGCTCTATGGAGAGAGGAGGGCCTGAAGAAGAAGTTGGCTGTTCTCCAAAAGCGTGGCTCCACCCTGCTGCGATACTCTGACAACCTATGGGCTGTAAGAGACTTACCTTCCTCACAGACCACACCCACTTTCCTCATACCTGCCTCAGATACCACACCCACTTTCCTCATACCTGCCTCAGATACCACACCCACTTTCCTCATACCTTCCTCACAGACCACACCCACTTTCCTCATACCTGCCTCAGATACCACACCCACTTTCCTCATACCTTCCTCACAGACCACACCCACTTTCCTCATACCTGCCTCAGATACCACACCCACTTTCCTCATACCTGCCTCAGATACCACACCCACTTTCCTCATACCTGCCTCACATACCACACCCACTTTCCTCATGCCTGCCTCACACACCACACTCTCTCGTCTCATACCTGTCTGCCTCATACAAACAAAACTCATTGCCATAATCATGTACAGTATCTGtagtgtttgtctgtttctgactACGGTACAGCAGGCAGGATGAGTCTGTCgtgtttctctgtttctgactACGGTACAGCAGGCAGGATGAGTCTgttgtgtttctctgtttctgactACGGTACAGCAGGCAGGATGAGTCTGtagtgtttctctgtttctgactACGGTACAGCAGGCAGGATGAGTCTGtagtgtttctctgtttctgactACGGTACAGCAGGCAGGATGAGTCTGTAGTGGTTCTCTGTTTCTGACTACGATACAGCAGGCAGGAGGAGTCTGtagtgtttctctgtttctgactACGATACAGCAGGCAGGATGAGTCTGtagtgtttctctgtttctgactACGGTACAGCAGGCAGGATGAGTCTGTAGTGTTCCTCTGTTTCTGACTATGATACAGCAGGCAGGATGAGTCTGtagtgtttctctgtttctgactACGGTACAGCAGGCAGGAGGAGTCTGtagtgtttctctgtttctgactACGATACAGCAGGCAGGATGAGTCTGtagtgtttctctgtttctgactACGGTACAGCAGGCAGGATGAGTCTGtagtgtttctctgtttctgactACGGTACAGCAGGCAGGATGAGTCTGtagtgtttctctgtttctgactACGGTACAGCAGGCAGGATGAGTCTGtagtgtttctctgtttctgactACGGTACAGCAGGCAGGATGAGTCTGTAGTGGTTCTCTGTTTCTGACTACGATACAGCAGGCAGGAGGAGTCTGtagtgtttctctgtttctgactACGGTACAGCAGGCAGGATGAGTCTGtagtgtttctctgtttctgactACGATACAGCAGGCAGGATGAGTCTGtagtgtttctctgtttctgactACGGTACAGCAGGCAGGATGAGTCTGtagtgtttctctgtttctgactACGGTACAGCAGGCAGGATGAGTCTGtagtgtttctctgtttctgactACAATACAGCAGGCAGGATGAGTCTGtagtgtttgtctgtttctgactACGATACAGCAGGCAGGATGAGTCTGtagtgtttgtctgtttctgactACGGTACAGCAGGCAGGATGAGTCTGtagtgtttgtctgtttctgactACGGTACAGCAGGCAGGATGAGTCTGtagtgtttctctgtttctgactACGGTACAGCAGGCAGGATGAGTCTGTAGTGTTTTTCTGTTTCTGACTACGATACAGCAGGCAGGATGAGTCTGtagtgtttctctgtttctgactACGATACAGCAGGCAGGATGAGTCTGtagtgtttgtctgtttctgactACGATACAGCAGGCAGGATGAGTCTGtagtgtttgtctgtttctgactACGATACAGCAGGCAGGATGAGTCTGTGgtgtttctctgtttctgactACGATACAGCAGGCAGGATGAGTCTGTAATGGTTCTCTGTTTCTGACTACGATACAGCAGGCAGGATGAGTCTGTAGGGTTTCTCTGTTTCTGACTACGGTACAGCAGACAGGATGAGTCTGTGGTTAAGGGCTAGCTTCCTTCTGCTCTCGTCTGTACCTTGCTCACAGAGTAATATCAGAGAACATCAGTCTCTAGGAAGAGAGATTGCTGTAGCTCTCACACAGGAAGGGTGTGTTCTTATTGGTTCTGTTCACAACAGACTATATCTGCCTTTGATTGGTGCACACGGGACAGACCGCGGTGACAAGCAAGGAGACTTGTCGTGGTGTCAACCAGCCGTTTGTCTTTCCTCAGCAGATTTCAGTAGTGTAAAAACTTCAGGCTACAGACGTTTCCTCTCCACTCCCACAGACAAGCTGCAACGAAGACCTCCTAAAGAACAAGATCAGAGCATTGGAAGCACAGCTGCAAGTCTGTCTGCAGGTAAGAATAGAACCCGGCTGTATCTGCAGCTGTTGACTGAGGATGTGCTCCTTCTCGgcgaagatttaaaaaaaaatatccctctTGTCATTTCTAGTTTGTCCTATTTTGTTGTCAGATGCTTCTAATGTTTGCACATGAGTTTGAAAAGGAAGTGTTTGGCATCCCGTTAAATCTCATTGGTAGGCTTTATAACAGTTGTATGTTGCCCTTTGGCCAAAACAACCATTCAGGCAATATCTCGGTTCAGAACCAACAACCCTCTCATACTAATCCGACGATACTGTCCACAGAGAGTGGTGTTGCCATGTGGTTTGTGGGTTATACCTCCTTCAGCTCGTGTATTTGTAATTATTAATAAGGATCcccatttagttcctgccaaggcagcagctactcttcctggggtttattatggatccccattagttcctaccaaggcagcagttactcttcctggggtttattatggatccccattatttcctgtcaaggcagcagctactcttcctggggtttattatggatccccattagttcctgtcaaggcagcagttactcttcctggggtttattatggatccccattagttcctgccaaggcagcagctactcttcctggggtttattatggatccccattagttcctgccaaggcagcagctactcttcctggagtttattatggatccccattagttcctgccaaggcagcagctactcttcctggggtttattatggatccccattagttcctgccaaggcaacagctactcttcctggggtttattatggatccccatttagttcctgccaaggcagcagctactcttcctggggtttattatggatccccattagttcctgccaaggcagcagttactcttcctggagtttattatggatccccattagttcctgccaaggcagcagttactcttcctggggtttattatggatccccattagttcctgccaaggcaacagctactcttcctggggtttattatggatccccattagttcctgtcaaggcagcagctactcttcctggggtttattatggatctccattagttcctgtcaaggcagcagctactcttcctgtggtccagccAAATTGAGGCATaacaatacatttcacaacagatttcacaacaggGCCCTACTCTACAACACTAAatccatgtgtttgtgtgtgtataaagcgtatgttatcatgtgtgtgtgtctgtgcctgtgtgtgtgtacgcatgtgtctgtgcctgtgtgtgtgtacgcatgtgtctgttcctgtgtgtgtgtacgcatgtgtctgtgcctgtgtgtgtgtacgcatgtgtctgtgcctatgtgtgtgtgtgtctcttcacagtccccgctgttccataaggtgtatttttgtctgttttttttattctgaTTCTACTGTTtgtatcagttacctgatgtggaatagagttccatgtagtcatggctctatgtagtactgtgcacctcccatagtctgttctggacttggggactgtgaagagacctctggtggcatgtctttgtgtggtatgcatgggtgtctgagctgtgtgcaaGTAGTTTAAACAGCCAGCTTGGTTCATTCAACTTGTCAATACTTCTCACAACTACAGTGTAGCGCAGCTAGCAAACGTATGTCTATGTTTGACCCGTTTATAACTTGCTGTTCTCACAGAAACAGAAGCTCCCCTTGGATGGAGTGAAGAAGCTAGTGCTACAGATGGAGAACCAGAAGGGAGCGTATGAGGAGAAAGCCTTGGAGGTCATCCAGAGGGCTACAGAGGAGAAATGGGAAGCTCTCAGTCAGGCCGAGACACTTGAGGTTGgggtctttctctgtctctctctctctctctgtctctggcacATACAGACACCCGGTTCATACCTGCCTCATATAACACGCTCTCAGTCAGGCCGAGACACTCGAGGTTGgggtctttctctgtctctctctctctctgtctctggcacATACAGACACCCTGTTCATACCTGCCTCACATAACACACTCTCAGTCAGGTCGAGACACTTGAGTTTGGGGTTTTTCtttgtctctgtcgctctctctggcACATGCAGACACCCTGTTCATGTACAGGCCGGCACTTTGCAGCTATACTAAACTGATGTTACGTTTTGGCTATAATGAAATGCTCATACCATTTCACCAGGTTTCTACTGTCGAGATAGTGTATTGAATACTATGAAGCCCTACATTGATAACACTTGTAGTGGCTTGTCTTGTATAATGTAGGTGTACTTCTCTGTCCACTAGGTGCTGTCTCTCTGTATAATGTAGGTGTACTTCTCTGTCCACTAGGTGCTGTCTCTCTGTATAATGTAGGTGTACTTCTCTGTCCACTAGGTGCTGTCTCTCTGTATAATGTAGGTGTACTTCTCTGTCCACTAGGTGCTGTCTCTCTGTATAATGTAGGTGTACTTCTCTGTCCACTAGGTGCTGTCTCTCTGTATAATGTAGGTGTACTTCTCTGTCCACTAGGTGCTGTCTCTCTGTATAATGTAGGTGTACTTCTCTGTCCACTAGGTGCTGTCTCTCTGTATAATGTAGGTGTACTTCTCTGTCCACTAGGTGCTGTCTCTCTGTATAATGTAGGTGTACTTCTCTGTCCACTAGGTGCTGTCTCTCTGTATAATGTAGGTGTACTTCTCTGTCCACTAGGTGCTGTCTCTCTGTATAATGTAGGTGTACTTCTCTGTCCACTAGGTGCTGTCTCTCTGTATAATGTAGGTTTACTTCTCTGTCCACTAGGTGCTGTCTCTCTGTATAATGTAGGTGTACTTCTCTGTCCACTAGGTGCTGTCTCTCTGTATAATGTAGGTGTACTTCTCTGTCCACTAGGTGCTGTCTCTCTGTATAATGTA
Coding sequences within:
- the LOC110492599 gene encoding dynactin, 150 kDa isoform, which translates into the protein MEDITLTKWFKVKEYDQKSERRSEKHKGLRGRNNVTSCRSPTRELDTRWIKKELRRKRQQEFNIRRSVSPERAKDSAKVKDDSCVICDAAKSETVGAKVSVTPKSNLHGSQRAKDSAKVKDDSCVICDAAKSETVGANVSVTPKSNLHGSQRAKDSAKVKDDSCVICDEEKTESLQCNINWPMPPGLMSNVRPLTMGRRIKTSKDDLGNSEWASIWKNEKSSTRTLEAVSSTFTTFTTSTREPPTSIFTTSTREPPISTFATSTREPPTSTFPTSTREPPTSTFTTSTREPPTSTFATSTREPPTSTFTTSIREPPTSTFATSTREPPTSTFTTSTREPPTSTFATSTREPPTSTFTTSTREPPTSTPTICTSTREPPISTPTSTLKTSTPSRELVQPRLKALTKQPPTSTPTSTPTSTPTSTPMSTPTSTPTSTPTSTPTSTPTSTPTSTPTSTPTSTPTSTPSRELVQPRLKALTKQPPTSTPTSTPTSTPTSTPTSTPTSTPTSTPTSTPTSTPTSTPTSTPTSTPTSTPTSTPTSTPTSPPSRELVQPRLKALTKQPPTSTPTSTPTSTPTSTPNSTPTSTPNSTPSRDLVQPRKKASTKKEKGILKGTGGKKTQQEANTQTESGYVTVKESEVIQLDVYLQEALWREEGLKKKLAVLQKRGSTLLRYSDNLWATSCNEDLLKNKIRALEAQLQVCLQKQKLPLDGVKKLVLQMENQKGAYEEKALEVIQRATEEKWEALSQAETLEMLLQAARVEAAQWQGLCEEMKESSEQLKKKQEISSEQVLQLQNQLELAKGQEAGLREELGAVQRVEEELQSNIVLLEEQNQNLRDQIHEMRDARADTQEVSLDESLAQLDVSLEQLDEDETLAQLDVSLEQSEEEETLAQLDVSLEQSEEEETLAQLERTLAQLDVSLEQSEEEETLAQLDVSLEQSEEEETLAQLDVSLEQSEEEELIVSSQQKQLSWGDGDQVLEQLRHALDRLQLKERECEELQNDLEAVEAECQSCQVRLTQCRDELRQLSHRRSSRVCSKPCVSWIWLCVLLSLLLSMVAVAILWAWHPPFKDQVQGLYSTVEEHIEDYLMQAASPQHVGCFRPV